In Luteibaculum oceani, the DNA window CTGCTCGTGATACCCTTAGGCTAGAAATGGGTTATTGTTTATACGGAAATGACATAACCGATGAAACGTCACCGCTAGAGGCTGGTTTAGGCTGGATTACCAAATTCCAAAAAGGAGACTTCACTGCTAAGGATATTATTCAAAAGCAGAAAGAAGAAGGGGTAAAGAGAAAACTAGTTGGATTTGAGCTAGTGGATAAAGGTGTGGCTAGACAAGGTTATGACATTGTTGACGCCAATGAAAACAAGATAGGTTTTATTACTTCTGGAACCATGTCTCCTTCTATGAAAAAGGCCATAGCCATGGGGTATGTTGCTACAGATTTTAGTTCCGAAGGTACCGAGGTTGGTATAAAGGTGAGAAATAAAATCTTAAAAGCGAAGACCGTTAAATTTCCATTTTTAAAATAAGCGATGGCAGATAAACCAAGTGTAGAAGTCTGTTTTAGCCCCGATCGTTTCGATTTATATTATCAGGGCCAACCCATTGTAGTTGTAATTGATGTCTTACGTGCGACAACAGCTATGTGTGTTGCATTCGAATATGGAGTGGAGAAAATCATTCCTGTATCTAGCCTAGAAGAGGCGATTGAATACCAGCGAATGGGATTTTTAGTTGGGGCAGAGCGAAATGGGAAAATAGTGGATGGTTTCGATTTTGGTAACTCACCAACAGGATTTATGACAGATAAATTCAATGGTAAAACCATAGTCCTAACTACAACCAATGGAACCCGTGCCATAAACACAGCTAACAAGGCCGAAACGGTTATTGCTGCTGGTTTTGTAAACCTCGACGCGGTAAACCAATATTTAAAAGAGCAGCAAAGGGATACCCTTATTCTTTGCTCTGGTTGGAAGGATAGATTTAATCTCGAAGATACCATTTGTGGAGGTGCAATTGTAGATTACCTCGTTGCAGAAGGTTCTCATATTTCGGACCACGATTCGTCGGTAGCGGCAAAGTATTTATACCAAAGTGCAAAGACTAACTATTTTGGTTTTCTTAAATCTTCATCCCACAGAAGGCGATTGAAAAAGTTAAACCTTCAAGAAGACATTAAATATAGCCTTACACCAAACAAAACTTCAGTAATACCATTTTTAAAAGAAGGAGAATTGATTAAATTGGGGTAATGACCTCCACCCAACGCTATTCTTTTACGCTTTTAGCAGTTTTTATATTATGTATTTCAGTACAAGCCCTGAACAAAGTAAATGTTTGGGGCTTTTTTGCGCACAGAAAAATTAATGAATTGGCGGTTTATGCACTGCCCGATTCAATGCATATATATCTGCGTTCTCATATTGAATATTTAAGTGAACACGCAGTAGATCCTGATCGAAGAAGGCATTCTACAAAAGGGGAAGCCGAAAAACATTACATAGATTTAGATTATTATCCCTACGATATAAAACAATTAGCAGATAGCTTTCCCAAAAGCTGGGAAATGGCCCTTAGCTGTTACCCCGAAGACACACTGCGAACCTATGGAATAGCTCCATGGAACCTGCAACAATATCACTATCGGCTTGTAAAACAGTTTCAGGGGAGAGACTTAAGCAAGTTGCTGAAAACCATGGCCGATTACGGGCATTATGTAGGGGATATACACGTGCCCTTACATACGACAATGAATTATAATGGGCAGCTCACTGGGCAAAAAGGAATTCATGGTTTGTGGGAAACACGCTTACCCGAATTGTTTTTCGATGAATATGATTTACTAGTTGAGGAAGTGAAATATATAGATGATGTTCAGGAATTAATTTGGTCTGTGGTATTGGAATCACACCGCCTTATGCCTGAGGTTTTACACAAGGAAATGATGCTATCTAAAGCCAATTCTTCTTCAAAATATACATTCGAAGAAAGAGGGGAGAGAACCACTACTTCATATGCTAAAAGTTTTTCACAATTATATCATGATAACTTAAATGGCATGGTGGAACAAAGGATGCGCTGTGCTGTATCCTGCCTAGCATCGCTGTGGTATACCGCGTGGGTAGACGCGGGACAGCCTAGTTTAAAAGAGTTTGAATAAGTTGTCCTATGCAGTTCAAAAGATTCGAATTACTTGAAATGTAGGGGCTTAGATTATTCTTGTAGCCAACAATTCATCTTGCTTTTCTTGTGTTTTTTTATAGATTTGTCGATGTTGAAAACAGCTGTGTTTACGCATTATACAATGGTTTCGAAACTTTTTAAAACAAGCGTTTTACTGCTTAGTCTATTGAGTGTTAGCTCATTGGCATTTGGTCAGGAGGCTCATTTCTCCCAGTACAACCGCGCACCCCTACAGTTAAACCCCGCATTAACCGGAGCATTCTTTGGTGATTGGAAGGTGAGTAATAACTATCGCTCTCAATGGAGTTCTCTATTGAGTAAGCCTGTAACTACTATCGGTCTTGGTTTCGAAAAGCCAATCTACCTTGATATTGACAAGGTAGCAGTTGGTGTTTTTGCCATGAAAGATGAGGCAGGTGGAGATAAAGGCTTTTCTACCACAAGGGTAGCTGTGTCAGGGGCCTATCACAAGCTTGTAGATTATTCCGAATTAAGATTTGGAGTTCAGTTGGCTTACACCACCAAAACCATCGATAAGAACTTGTCGTTTCCCGAAGGTTTTAATCGTGTTACCGGAGAGTTCGATCCTGAACTTACCGAGCTGGAGCCCTTGGCTAGAGATCAGGTGAGTTACTTGGATGTAAACTTTGGTGTTAGTTGGGGTATGTATTTCGAGAACTTCAGACCCGAGGTTGGTTTAGCGATGTTCCACCTGAACAAACCAACTGAAAGTTTCTATGGTACAGGAAATAAAAGAGAAACCCAGGTAGCGGCAAATGCGTCGTTCAAGTATTTTTTCAACAAAAACTTTTACCTAGATCCTAACTTCATGGTGCTTTCACAATCGAAAGCCAGAAACATGCTTGCAGGTTTGTCGGCCGGTATGAGATTTGATCCGAATAATGCAGGTGTTAACGACGCGTCATTTGGTTTCTTACTTCGTAACGGTTTTACAGATAACCCAGATGCGTTTATTGTTCTTGCAGGATTAGGTATCTCTAATTTTGACGCAGGAATTAGCTACGATTTTAATATCTCTCAATTGAAAGAGGGCCTGTCTAATAATGGTTCTTTCGAAATTTCAATTAGTTACACCGCACCTAGTACTCGTTTAATTAAAACCAAGATCGATAGTGAAAGGCTATAATCTTTCTTCTCTTGTGAAATACGTTATGTTAATAACGATATTTCCAACTTTGTTGTGTGCCCAAAAACCAACTCCGGTTCAACGAGAAGCAGAGTTGAATATATTAGAGCGTAACTATGGTGACGCTAAATATGATCCCGATGCGGTAAGCATGGGTAGGGCGAAAAAGCTGGCGAAAAAGGCTTTTAAACTTGGAGACTACTATTCAAGCATCGATTACCTCGCGCGTTACTGTGAGGAAAATCCAGAAAATTGGAAATATGCTTGGATGCTTGCAGAGTCATATAGAAAGGCAAGAGATTATAAAAATGCTGAAGATTGGTACGCCAGAGTTGCAGCAAACAAGCCTGGGAAGTATCCTAAATCATCTTTCTACCAAGCTTTAATGCAAAAGTCGAATGGCTTTTACGAAGAAGCTCCTTCATTATTAAATGCCTTCAGGAAAGAATACGACAAAAGTGATGCTCGTATTTATAAGAAGCTGGTAAAATCCGAAGCGGCTGGTGCTGAAATGGCTAAGTCCCTTATCGATAACCCAGTTAAGGTAGCAATCACTAGGCTGGATAATAATATTAATAGGGAAACTATGGAGTCTTCTCCTATTATTATTAATAGAGATTACATCGCCTATGGTTCTTTAATCGCTGATGTTGAGGAATACTATTCTTTGGCAGGAGAAGATAGACCAGAAAGAAAGTTATATCTAGCGCATAGGGTAAAAGGTAACAACTGGGAAAAGGTAGGTGAACTTCCTGGGCCTTTTAATACCGAAGGATTTAATGTGAACTCGGGTGCGTACAGCTATGATGGAGCAAGATTTTACTTCACGCTTTGTCCTAAGAGAATTAAGAACAAGAATAAGTGTGCTATCTATGTTTCCAATTTCAAAGATGGTGAATGGCAATTCCCGGAGAAGCTAAACGAAGTAATTAACGATCCTTCGTACAACTCTACTCAACCTGCTGTTGGTTTTGCAATTGATAAAAAGTCGAAGAAAAAGGTAGACGTACTTTATTTTGTTTCCGACCGCGAGGATAGAAACAGAGGGGGGTACGATCTTTACTACTCGGAGTTTGACCCTAGAATTAACGACTTTAAAAAGGTGAAGAACTTAGGGTCTAAAGTAAATTCACCTGGAGATGAGATAACTCCATTTTACGATACCGAGACCGGTACTTTGTATTTCTCATCTAATGGATTCCCTAACCTGGGAGGTTTCGATATTTTCAAATCGGAAGGAAATCCAAAGGATAAGTTTTTACCACCGGTAAATATTGGTTTCCCGTTGAATTCACCTGCTGACGATTTATTTTATACGTTAACTAAGGAGCACGACGAAGGTTTCTTTGTTTCAAATAGAATAGGTACAAACAGTACAATTAACGAGACCTGTTGTGATGATATCTTCACATTTATTTTTACGGACTTTATTAAAATTGGAATTAAAGGGGTAGTGTTTGAGATGGAGTCACCAAATGATCTTCCCAATGCGACCAATTTATTAGAGGATGTTACGGTTTCTCTTCTAGCTCGCGATGTAGCTGGAGCTGACACTGCTATGTTGCAAGAAGTTTTTCCTGCGGCAGGAGAGGAGTACTACTTTACCCTTCAGCATGGCAAAACTTATTTGCTAAAAGCAGAGGCTGATAATTATGAGCCTAGATACATTCCTATTTCAACTAAAAAAATCGCTTATTCTGATACCCTAATTCAGGATATCGGTTTAAAGAAAATTCCACCTATAGAATTTGAGGTTCCAACAATTTATTTTGCAACAAACAAAGCAACAATTAGTAAGGAGCAACAGGAAGATTTAAAATCTGGGTTAATTCCATTTTTGAGAATGCATCCAGACCTAAAGCTACGTATCGTAGGGAACTCGGATGATGTTGGCTCGTCTAAATACAACGATAAGCTTTCTGAAAGAAGAGCCACAGCTGTTTATAAATTCTTAGTTGGGGAGGATCTTGAAAAAGAACGTTTCGAGGTGGTTGGAGTTGGTGAGTCTAAGCCAGCTGTAAATCCAAAAACTGGCGAAATTCCAACTGAGGTAGCAAGAGAGAAGAACAGACGTGTGGAATTCGAAGTAATGGATAACCCACGTTACCTAATCAAAGTAAAATAATTAGTAGGAAATTAATTATACGCATAAGGCATGCACAAGTTTTATCACCGTTTTTTAACCGTTTTGGCCGTACTCTTAACCGGAGTATTATATGCGCAAAACCCTAATGTCACTGCCACCTATTCGGGGGGTGATATTTGTAGTGGAGAAAATGCAGTTTTTACCGTAGATGTAACAAAAAATGGGAGTTCTTTAGTAACTCCTTTCACTGTTTATTACAACGTTAATAATGGCCCAGCTCTCTCCAAAAGTTATACCGCTTATGGTTCGCAAAATATTACAGTAACGAATGTTACTGGAGCAAGAACTTTAACGGTAGACTCTATTATTGATAATAACAGTAACAAGTTTTTATCAACCGAATCTGCTAGTATTACTGCTGGACAGGTTAATCCAACCCCAACTAAGTCTTCTTTTACAATTGACAAGACCAATGTTGCTGAAGGAGATAATTTTGTGTTTAACTACACCTTTACGGGTACAGCGCCCTACAACGTTACTATAGAGATAGATAATGTTGTTAAAAATCTAATTGCAAATACAAATAGCGGATCTCTTGCTTTTAACGAGGCAGGGATAAATGATGTGGTTGGTACATATCAGGTTGATTATGTTAAGATCGTTGATGATAATGGATGTGAGTCAACAGGCGGACAAGAGTTTGTGGGTAATGTAACGGTGAACCCCAAGCCAGAAGTTGTTGCCTATACCAGAAAAAATGGACCTAATGGTGGTCTTGTAGAATCTAATACATACTGTGAGGGAGACGATTATAAAGTTGACGTAGAATTTTCAGGAAATGGTTCTATTTCAGGAACTTATGATGTGATTTATTATGTTGCTGGAGCTCCAACCACCGTTGTAGATGATGCAACTGCTAATGCCATGAATGTTGGAGGGAAGCTTATTGCAACCATTGTTTCTCCAACAAATACTATTTCAAATGATATCGACTCGGTTCGTATTGATTTCTCGCAGGTGGTTTCGGACCTTGGAGGTGGGACAACCGTGGAAAATAATAATCCAAAAGACTCCACAGATTTTTCAGTTGGAAAACCCGATATCTATCAGGAAAGAATTTTAACGCAAACTCAGTTCAATGATGCATCAGATGTATTTATAACTGAAATCTGCGAAGAAGAGGTTTTAAACATTGATTTTATTACAGCAAATACCCAGGGAACGGTTCAAATTTCATACGAATTTAATAACGTACCGGGAGGGGTAAATGAAGCAGCTGGTGATGAATTGTTTAACGTTCAAAACTTTGCTAATTACACGGTAGCTGGCTTTAATACTATAGAAGTTACTTCTATAGAGGATGACGTTTGTACCTATTCTCCAACTACCACTAATACCGACGCCGTTTACGTTAATCCAAAGCCTTCCATAGCACTTTCAGGAGATAATGCACTTTGTGAAAATGATGTATACCAATTGAATGTACAGTACAACGGTACTGCGCCTTTCGATTTTACATTTAGAATAAAAGATGGAGGAGCTTTCTCATACGACTCAACTATCACCAGTACTACACAACCTACTATTTCTATAGATCCAAATAACTACGATGGCAACGGTGGTAAATTGGTAGGAGGGACCAATTACGAAATTATTGCGATAAGTCTTTCCGATAATAAGGGTTGTACCTCCGGAGAAGCTGATCTTAACCAATCGGTAAACTTCCTTTATAAAACTAGACCTACAGCAACTGCTAGCTTTGCCAATCCAAAGAAGGTTTGTTCTGATGGATCCATCGAGTTAGACTTTACCCTTACGGGGGCAGCTCCATTTACTATAACTCTTGATAGTATATCTAATATTAATGGAGCTGGTGCGCAAAATAGAGGACAAGTTTCTTATACGGTTCCTACTAATAACGGTAGCATTGTTTTAAGTCCAACTGTTTCTACAGTTACTGAATTCTTCTACCACATTCGAGAAATTCAGGATAATGATGCCTGTGGGAATACATATCCAGTTGATTCTGTAGTTACCGATACCCTAACTGCATATCCAAATCCTAGTTTGGTAAGCATTACACTACAAGAGGATAGCGTGTGTGAGGATAACTTAAATAGTTTGAATTTCACTGTAAACGCAAATGGAACTGGGGATTATACCATTTCAGGAACCATTTCAGATGACCAAGGTGGAAATTATACTTTTGAGTTCGATAACAACAACTCAGGCTCTCCTTTTACTTTTGATTTAAGTGCAGAAGCGGTTCCAGCGTTGGTTCCAGGAAGAACTTACACGGTTAATTTCACTTCACTTAAAGATACCCGCAACACCGTTGATACCGATGACGATTGTACTGTTAGTTTATCTAACCAGTTTAGTATCAATGTGTTTGAACTACCAAATGTGTCAACCTTCGATATAGTAGAATCCAACAATATTGGTAATCCTATTAATACCATTTGTTTTGGTGACGATGCAAAATTACTGTTTGATATTACTGCCTTCGGAAATACCACTTTAGATGTAAACAGATCATCAACCGTAAATCCTGCACTTAATGGAACTGTAAATATTCAATTCGAGAATTTAGATAATGGGCCAGGTGCAGTTGCTTACAGCGATCAAGAATTTTTAGTAAGCCCCCTAGATTCGGTAGAATATGATTTAGTAACCATCAGTTCTAGCATTGGAACGGTAACTTGTTCAAGAACCGTTGCTTTTGCTGCAAAACCACTTAATGTAAACGACCTTCCATCAGGTGATCTAACTTTCAATACTTCAGAATTATGTAATGATGGGGTAAACAATACGGTGGATGTAACCTTTACCCTTACAGGTGGCGACGATAACAGTGGTTTTAACCTTGATTTTGTAAATAATGGAAATACTGTCTCTACTTCAGTTGGAAATGTAATTGGGAATCAGGTAACTGAAACCCTGACATTGACTGATAGCTCATACATCTATTTAAGAAACCTGGTAGGACAGACAGCGCCTATGTGTGCTGGAAAGGATGACTCCATTTTCATCAATGTAAATCAGCAGCCAGACGTTGAGTTGTTAACTGGTGATACATTTATTTGTGAAGGCGAAACTGCTGGATTTAGAGTTGCCTTAACAGGGGTAGCACCTATAAAAGTTACTTTCTTGTCAGAATCTGCTCCAGGTACTGGCGCGAATCAAGTGATCGAATTACTAACTGCAGAGGCGGGTAATTATGTTAATAACAGGGAGGTGTTTATTCCAGTTTCTAATATAGATGCAGGAATGGATTCTGCCTTTACGGTATTATCAGTAGAAGATGCAGTTTGCGACAATACTACTCCAAGTTCTGACAATCAAAGGGTAGTTATTGTAGTTAATAAAAATCCACGCATAGTACTTAATAGCCCTACTCTTGTGTGCTTCAATCAGTCTAGCCCATTAACTTCTCTAGTGCTAGGGGGGAACAATAATGACTTTGGACTGAGCAAGGAAATAGATGTTGATTATACTATTTCATATGTAAATGGTGGAGTATTCAGCTCAGGTACTTTTAGTTCTATTGGAGTTAATTTCCAAAACAGATCTACACCTGAAAACTTTACCTTAACACAGGATACTTCCTTTGTTTTAACTGCAATTGCAGATGCAACATTTGGATGTACCGGAGCAACGGGACAAGTTCTAAATGTTGACGTTACTGATGAAATTACGGCTTCTATAAGTGGAAATGATACCATTTGTAATGGTTCGGATGCAGAGGTGTTGGTTTCACTTCCAGCTGGATTAGAGTATGAATTAACTTTTGAAGTTAATGGTGGTACAGAAGTAAGAACCAATGTACAAGACCAAGATGTGCTAACCTTCTCTACTGGTGGTGGTGCAAATACAGATGAAATTATTTTGGTTTCTGCAGCTTATCAAAATGGCCTTGCTTGTTTAACCCAGATTAATGACACGTTAAATGTATTTGAACAAGCGGTACCTGAAGCGGAAGTATCTATAAATCAGAATGATATCCAAGCTTGTGTTGGTGAAGATGTTCAAGTAAGTTTTGATATTACACAAGGTACAGGAACTGTTTTTGTTGATTATGAAAATGGTGATGCATCGGTAAGTGGTACGGTACAAGGAACAGCTGGAAATACTGTAATTGAAACCATTTCAGGATTAGCGGTTGGATCTTATGCTATAAACAAAGTGAAGGTTTATACTTTGTCTGATGCTGGCGAATGTGAGGGTAGTGCAGTTAGTGCAAATACTGCTAATATTACTGTAAGAGACTTACCTCAAGTTAGTTTTATTCCAAATAAAACAACTGCATGTGATTCTGAACCAGTTGTTTACAAGGGATCATTTAACATTGCGGCAGGTTCTGGTGCTACTAAGTTTGAAATTACCTATGAAATTAATGGAGAAGGAGATCAAACAGCGATTCTTGAACCAGGTATTGGAAATGACGAGATAGTTGTTTCCAGAGTAGGTAGCTATACCATCGAATTTAAGTCCATTACAGAAGTAGATGGAAATGGTACAAACTGTTCAAATGGAATAGGGCAAACCTTTAACATCTCGGTTAACCAAAGACCTACTTTGGCGATGTCTGGCGATACTACTATTTGTGAACAGCAGCCAACGGACATAAATTTAGACTTTGAGGGGACTGCTCCATTTAATGTAGATATTCAGAATATTGGGGTGTTTATTGCTAACGGTGATACAGTTATTACTGTAAGTCCATCAGCTACAACTACTTATACGCTTAATAGCTTAACAGATGCATCTGGGGCAGGTTGTGCCTCATCAGTGTCATCTACAAGTGTTACAATAGCTATTACAGAGAAGCCTAATGTAGCAATCAGTTTTTCTGATAACCCAATTTGTGAGGGTGAAACAGTAGATGTTGAATTGACCTTTACTGGAGGAACAGCACCTGAATATACTGTACAATATAGGTTAGGAAATGGAAGTGCAACTACTCATCCACAAGCTTCGGTAGGTGGAAATATGGTTATTAGTCTTCCTGCACAATTCCAAACCAAAGACATAGAAATTCTTACTGTTACTGATGATAGCAATCCATCTTGTGTCTTCAACGAAAATCAAAAAGCTACTTTAACAGTTAGGGATAGTCTTATTGCTACCTTAACCGCTAATAGAACTGAGATTTGTGAAGGTGAGGACATTCAATTAAGCCTTACCATTCAAGGTGCAGTTGGAAAACAAGTTCAGTACGAAGTACAAGATGAACTTTCTAATGTTATTCAAGCTGGTGTTTCACCAACTGGAGCAACTATTTCATTGCCTCAACAAACTGCTTTAGCAACGGATAAAAATTACACGGTTACTACGCTAGAATATCAGGATTTGTCTCCTGCTTGTTCTAATGCTGGTGAATCCGTTGCTATTAACGTTAATCCAACTCCTACAGTTGATTTAATTGGTGGAAATGTATTCTGTCAGGGTGCAGCGGTACCATTTACTATTAATTACACGGCCGGAGATGGAGATATCTTTGTGAAATTAAGATCAGATTCTACGGGGCAGGTAATCAATCAACAAGATGTTCAAGGTGCTTCTGTTCAATACACCTGGACTCCAAATGATACCGGTACTATTGATCTAGGTGTAATTTCTGTAACCTCTGTTTCTAATACTGGAAACATTTGTCAAAATACAGTTACCCTTCCAGCGGATATAAGTTATGGTATTCGCCCGAATCCATCAGGTGAAATCAACGCAAACCAATTTACAATTGTAAATGGTGGTGAGACCCAACTGGTATTCAGTGGTGAAGGATATGTAGGTCCTGGTGCTGGTAATGTAATTATCGATTATACCGCAAATGGAACTCCCGTTAACCCAAGTGTTAGCCTTGATGGAGCTCCTCAGTATCCAGATACTGCTTTAGTAACGGTTCA includes these proteins:
- a CDS encoding 2-phosphosulfolactate phosphatase, whose product is MADKPSVEVCFSPDRFDLYYQGQPIVVVIDVLRATTAMCVAFEYGVEKIIPVSSLEEAIEYQRMGFLVGAERNGKIVDGFDFGNSPTGFMTDKFNGKTIVLTTTNGTRAINTANKAETVIAAGFVNLDAVNQYLKEQQRDTLILCSGWKDRFNLEDTICGGAIVDYLVAEGSHISDHDSSVAAKYLYQSAKTNYFGFLKSSSHRRRLKKLNLQEDIKYSLTPNKTSVIPFLKEGELIKLG
- a CDS encoding zinc dependent phospholipase C family protein, which codes for MTSTQRYSFTLLAVFILCISVQALNKVNVWGFFAHRKINELAVYALPDSMHIYLRSHIEYLSEHAVDPDRRRHSTKGEAEKHYIDLDYYPYDIKQLADSFPKSWEMALSCYPEDTLRTYGIAPWNLQQYHYRLVKQFQGRDLSKLLKTMADYGHYVGDIHVPLHTTMNYNGQLTGQKGIHGLWETRLPELFFDEYDLLVEEVKYIDDVQELIWSVVLESHRLMPEVLHKEMMLSKANSSSKYTFEERGERTTTSYAKSFSQLYHDNLNGMVEQRMRCAVSCLASLWYTAWVDAGQPSLKEFE
- a CDS encoding PorP/SprF family type IX secretion system membrane protein encodes the protein MVSKLFKTSVLLLSLLSVSSLAFGQEAHFSQYNRAPLQLNPALTGAFFGDWKVSNNYRSQWSSLLSKPVTTIGLGFEKPIYLDIDKVAVGVFAMKDEAGGDKGFSTTRVAVSGAYHKLVDYSELRFGVQLAYTTKTIDKNLSFPEGFNRVTGEFDPELTELEPLARDQVSYLDVNFGVSWGMYFENFRPEVGLAMFHLNKPTESFYGTGNKRETQVAANASFKYFFNKNFYLDPNFMVLSQSKARNMLAGLSAGMRFDPNNAGVNDASFGFLLRNGFTDNPDAFIVLAGLGISNFDAGISYDFNISQLKEGLSNNGSFEISISYTAPSTRLIKTKIDSERL
- a CDS encoding OmpA family protein, translating into MKGYNLSSLVKYVMLITIFPTLLCAQKPTPVQREAELNILERNYGDAKYDPDAVSMGRAKKLAKKAFKLGDYYSSIDYLARYCEENPENWKYAWMLAESYRKARDYKNAEDWYARVAANKPGKYPKSSFYQALMQKSNGFYEEAPSLLNAFRKEYDKSDARIYKKLVKSEAAGAEMAKSLIDNPVKVAITRLDNNINRETMESSPIIINRDYIAYGSLIADVEEYYSLAGEDRPERKLYLAHRVKGNNWEKVGELPGPFNTEGFNVNSGAYSYDGARFYFTLCPKRIKNKNKCAIYVSNFKDGEWQFPEKLNEVINDPSYNSTQPAVGFAIDKKSKKKVDVLYFVSDREDRNRGGYDLYYSEFDPRINDFKKVKNLGSKVNSPGDEITPFYDTETGTLYFSSNGFPNLGGFDIFKSEGNPKDKFLPPVNIGFPLNSPADDLFYTLTKEHDEGFFVSNRIGTNSTINETCCDDIFTFIFTDFIKIGIKGVVFEMESPNDLPNATNLLEDVTVSLLARDVAGADTAMLQEVFPAAGEEYYFTLQHGKTYLLKAEADNYEPRYIPISTKKIAYSDTLIQDIGLKKIPPIEFEVPTIYFATNKATISKEQQEDLKSGLIPFLRMHPDLKLRIVGNSDDVGSSKYNDKLSERRATAVYKFLVGEDLEKERFEVVGVGESKPAVNPKTGEIPTEVAREKNRRVEFEVMDNPRYLIKVK